Proteins encoded by one window of Ramlibacter tataouinensis:
- the asd gene encoding archaetidylserine decarboxylase (Phosphatidylserine decarboxylase is synthesized as a single chain precursor. Generation of the pyruvoyl active site from a Ser is coupled to cleavage of a Gly-Ser bond between the larger (beta) and smaller (alpha chains). It is an integral membrane protein.) → MGKLAGLHGGALTHAIIRRFVAHYGVNMAEAADPRIESYATFNDFFTRPLREGARPIADAPLVCPVDAAISQFGPIEHDQIFQAKGHSYSTTALLAGDAELARRFDHGHFATLYLAPKDYHRIHMPCDARLVKMAYVPGELFSVNPLTARHVPGLFARNERVVCVFDTAFGPFVNVLVGATIVGSMATVWHGVVNPPRSREVRAWEYAGRDIVLRQGQEMGRFLLGSTVVLLFPKDVVTFQPDWAPSKSVRLGEAMGTIAGATSPL, encoded by the coding sequence ATGGGCAAGCTGGCCGGCCTGCACGGCGGGGCGCTGACCCACGCCATCATCCGGCGCTTCGTCGCGCACTACGGGGTGAACATGGCCGAGGCGGCCGACCCGCGCATCGAGTCGTACGCCACCTTCAACGACTTCTTCACCCGGCCGCTGCGCGAGGGCGCCCGGCCGATCGCCGATGCGCCGCTGGTCTGCCCCGTGGACGCCGCGATCAGCCAGTTCGGGCCGATCGAGCACGACCAGATCTTCCAGGCCAAGGGCCACAGCTACTCGACCACCGCGCTGCTGGCGGGCGACGCCGAACTGGCGCGCCGGTTCGACCACGGCCACTTCGCCACGCTGTACCTGGCGCCCAAGGACTACCACCGCATCCACATGCCGTGCGACGCGCGGCTGGTGAAGATGGCCTACGTGCCGGGCGAGCTGTTCTCGGTCAACCCGCTCACCGCGCGGCACGTGCCCGGCCTGTTCGCGCGCAACGAGCGCGTGGTCTGCGTGTTCGACACCGCCTTCGGTCCCTTCGTCAACGTGCTGGTGGGCGCCACCATCGTCGGCAGCATGGCCACCGTCTGGCACGGGGTGGTGAATCCGCCGCGCAGCCGCGAGGTGCGGGCCTGGGAGTACGCCGGCCGCGACATCGTGCTGCGCCAGGGCCAGGAGATGGGCCGCTTCCTGCTCGGTTCCACCGTGGTGCTGCTGTTCCCGAAGGACGTGGTCACGTTCCAGCCGGACTGGGCCCCCAGCAAGTCGGTGCGGCTGGGCGAAGCGATGGGAACGATCGCGGGCGCCACGAGTCCGCTCTGA
- a CDS encoding ATP-binding cassette domain-containing protein has protein sequence MDAPLLDVERLCKRYGESTVVDGLSFHIAPGECLGIIGPNGAGKTTTLRMCLGLTAPDEGRITALGLSMPRDAMAIKARFGVVSQFDSLDPDFSCAENLLVYGRYFGLPRAAVRERIPRLLAFAALTHKADAKPVELSGGMRRRLSLARALVNDPRLLLLDEPTTGLDPQARHLMWERLQLLLQQGKSILLTTHFMDEAERLCSRLLVLDHGRKIAEGTPRELIARHLEPDVVEAYGNGALALAGSPARALAERVEVSGETVFFYTRDAGPLLQALSHEPRLRTLHRPANLEDLFLKLTGRQIREEG, from the coding sequence ATGGACGCCCCCCTGCTCGATGTCGAAAGGCTCTGCAAGCGCTACGGCGAAAGCACCGTGGTGGACGGGCTGTCCTTCCACATCGCGCCGGGCGAGTGCCTGGGCATCATCGGCCCCAACGGCGCCGGCAAGACCACCACCTTGCGCATGTGCCTCGGGCTCACCGCGCCCGACGAGGGCCGCATTACCGCGCTGGGCCTGTCGATGCCGCGCGACGCCATGGCGATCAAGGCCCGCTTCGGCGTGGTCAGCCAGTTCGATTCGCTCGACCCCGATTTCAGTTGCGCCGAGAACCTGCTGGTCTATGGGCGCTACTTCGGGCTGCCGCGCGCCGCGGTGCGCGAGCGCATCCCGCGCCTGCTGGCGTTCGCCGCGCTCACCCACAAGGCCGACGCCAAGCCGGTGGAGCTGTCCGGCGGCATGCGCCGGCGCCTGTCGCTGGCCCGCGCGCTGGTCAACGACCCGCGCCTGCTGCTGCTGGACGAGCCCACCACCGGGCTCGACCCGCAGGCGCGCCACCTGATGTGGGAGCGGCTGCAACTGCTGCTGCAGCAGGGCAAGTCGATCCTGCTGACCACCCACTTCATGGACGAGGCCGAGCGCCTGTGTTCGCGCCTGCTGGTGCTGGACCACGGCCGCAAGATCGCCGAGGGCACGCCGCGCGAGCTGATCGCCCGTCACCTGGAGCCCGACGTGGTCGAGGCCTACGGCAACGGCGCGCTGGCCCTGGCCGGTTCACCCGCGCGCGCCCTGGCCGAACGGGTCGAGGTCAGCGGCGAGACCGTGTTCTTCTACACCCGCGACGCCGGCCCGCTGCTGCAGGCGCTGTCGCACGAGCCGCGATTGCGCACGCTGCACCGGCCCGCCAACCTGGAAGACCTGTTCCTCAAGCTGACGGGCCGCCAGATCCGCGAGGAGGGCTGA
- a CDS encoding ABC transporter permease: protein MRPGLWHPPDLSLRWWPVFLRNLLVWRKLAVPSLIGNIAEPLMWLLAFGYGMGALVGQVPLHGQPVPYIVFLASGSVCMSAMNAASFEALYSAFSRMHVQKTWDGIMNTPVGLDSVLLAEMLWAAFKSLFTVTAILFVMLALGISHSPKLLAAWVILLGAGITFSSVALIFNALARGYDFFTYYFTLFVTPMMFLSGVFFPREQLPAPLRLLSEALPLTHAVELVRPLFIDQWPADPLRNAAVLAGYAAAGFWAALVLTRRRFAT, encoded by the coding sequence ATGCGACCCGGCCTGTGGCATCCGCCCGACCTGTCGCTGCGCTGGTGGCCGGTGTTCCTGCGCAACCTGCTGGTCTGGCGCAAGCTGGCCGTGCCCAGCCTGATCGGCAACATCGCCGAGCCGCTCATGTGGCTGCTGGCCTTCGGCTACGGCATGGGCGCGCTGGTCGGCCAGGTGCCGCTGCACGGCCAGCCGGTGCCCTACATCGTGTTCCTGGCCAGCGGCTCGGTCTGCATGAGCGCGATGAACGCGGCTTCGTTCGAGGCGCTGTATTCCGCCTTCTCGCGCATGCACGTGCAGAAGACCTGGGACGGCATCATGAACACGCCGGTGGGGCTGGACAGCGTGCTGCTGGCCGAGATGCTGTGGGCCGCCTTCAAGTCGCTGTTCACGGTCACGGCCATCCTGTTCGTGATGCTGGCCCTGGGCATCAGCCACAGCCCCAAGCTGCTGGCGGCCTGGGTGATCCTGCTGGGCGCCGGCATCACTTTTTCCAGCGTGGCGCTGATCTTCAATGCGCTGGCCCGCGGCTACGACTTCTTCACCTACTACTTCACGCTGTTCGTCACGCCGATGATGTTCCTGTCGGGCGTGTTCTTCCCGCGCGAGCAGCTGCCGGCCCCGCTGCGGCTGCTGTCCGAGGCACTGCCGCTGACCCATGCGGTGGAACTGGTGCGACCGCTGTTCATCGACCAGTGGCCGGCCGACCCGCTGCGCAACGCAGCGGTGCTGGCGGGTTATGCAGCGGCCGGCTTCTGGGCCGCGCTGGTGCTGACCCGGCGGCGCTTCGCGACCTGA
- a CDS encoding organic hydroperoxide resistance protein: MNKLDKVVYTARAHTTGGREGGHSRTDDGRLEVNLSSPGGKGQGTNPEQLFAAGYSACFIGAMKAVASRQKVTLPQDLAIDAEVDLGPVGQAFGIAVRLNVSLPGMEAGQAQQLLDAAHQVCPYSNATRGNIDVQIRLA; the protein is encoded by the coding sequence ATGAACAAGCTCGACAAGGTCGTTTACACCGCCCGCGCCCACACCACCGGCGGCCGCGAAGGCGGCCACTCGCGCACCGACGACGGTCGGCTCGAAGTCAACCTGAGCTCGCCCGGCGGCAAGGGCCAGGGCACCAACCCCGAACAGCTTTTCGCGGCCGGCTACTCGGCCTGCTTCATCGGCGCAATGAAGGCGGTGGCCAGCCGCCAGAAGGTCACCCTGCCGCAGGACCTTGCGATCGACGCCGAAGTCGATCTCGGCCCGGTCGGGCAGGCCTTCGGCATCGCGGTGCGGCTCAACGTCAGCCTGCCCGGCATGGAGGCCGGCCAGGCGCAGCAGCTGCTGGACGCCGCGCACCAGGTCTGTCCTTACTCGAACGCGACGCGCGGCAACATCGACGTGCAGATCAGGCTGGCCTGA
- a CDS encoding universal stress protein, producing the protein MRRWAGALELPSHPVSFHVLHAGDVAQALVAFAQANHATLLILGSATHGLSLQRVVPTVPVRVAMAAPCSVLMVKQALPVSALQAGPAPPAARPLR; encoded by the coding sequence CTGCGGCGCTGGGCCGGGGCGCTCGAGCTGCCGAGCCATCCCGTGTCGTTCCACGTGCTGCACGCCGGCGACGTGGCGCAGGCACTGGTCGCCTTTGCCCAGGCCAACCACGCGACCCTTCTCATCCTTGGGAGCGCCACCCACGGGCTGTCGCTGCAGCGGGTGGTGCCCACGGTGCCGGTGCGCGTGGCGATGGCTGCGCCCTGCAGCGTGCTGATGGTCAAGCAGGCACTGCCCGTCTCGGCCTTGCAGGCAGGCCCGGCGCCGCCCGCCGCGCGCCCGCTGCGCTGA
- a CDS encoding serine/threonine protein kinase, giving the protein MPDPHPYQALTPDLVLDALDAIGLRGDGRLMALSSYENRVYQLALEEPFEGHAQVVAKFYRPGRWSDEQIREEHAFARELAQAEVPAVAPLEVQGRLLHHHGGFAFSVSPRRGGRTPELDDEEVLAWIGRFLARIHSVGERRPFEHRPRLDLASFGREPRDWLLQHEIVPLDVQASWREVCDQALDAVGRALGGEDGNYGPGWRLLRLHGDCHPGNILWTPDEGPHFVDLDDARTGPAVQDLWMLLSGERAQRQRQLGALLDGYEQLREFDRRELALIEPLRTLRLIHYSAWLGRRWDDPAFPAAFPWFGSSDYWKGQVQVLQDQLEAMAEPPVVA; this is encoded by the coding sequence ATGCCGGACCCGCACCCCTACCAGGCGCTCACCCCCGACCTCGTGCTCGACGCGCTGGATGCCATCGGGCTGCGCGGCGATGGCCGCCTGATGGCGCTGAGTTCGTACGAGAACCGCGTCTACCAGCTGGCGCTGGAAGAACCCTTCGAAGGCCACGCCCAGGTCGTCGCCAAGTTCTACCGCCCCGGGCGCTGGAGCGACGAGCAGATCCGCGAGGAGCACGCCTTCGCGCGCGAGCTGGCGCAGGCCGAAGTGCCCGCGGTCGCGCCGCTGGAGGTCCAGGGCAGGCTGCTGCACCACCACGGCGGCTTTGCGTTCAGCGTCAGTCCGCGCCGCGGCGGCCGCACGCCCGAGCTCGACGACGAGGAGGTGCTGGCGTGGATCGGCCGCTTCCTGGCGCGCATCCATTCGGTCGGCGAGCGCCGGCCGTTCGAGCACCGGCCCCGGCTGGACCTGGCCAGCTTCGGCCGCGAGCCGCGCGACTGGCTGCTGCAGCACGAGATCGTTCCGCTCGACGTGCAGGCGTCCTGGCGCGAGGTCTGCGACCAGGCCCTCGATGCGGTGGGCCGGGCGCTGGGCGGGGAGGACGGCAACTACGGACCCGGCTGGCGCCTGCTGCGGCTGCACGGCGACTGCCACCCGGGCAACATCCTCTGGACGCCCGACGAAGGGCCGCACTTCGTCGACCTCGACGACGCGCGCACCGGACCGGCGGTGCAGGACCTGTGGATGCTGCTGTCCGGCGAGCGGGCGCAACGCCAGCGCCAGCTCGGCGCGCTGCTGGACGGCTACGAGCAGCTGCGCGAATTCGACCGCCGCGAGCTGGCGCTGATCGAGCCGCTGCGCACGCTGCGCCTGATCCACTACAGCGCCTGGCTGGGGCGGCGCTGGGACGATCCGGCGTTCCCGGCCGCCTTTCCGTGGTTCGGCAGCAGCGACTACTGGAAGGGGCAGGTGCAGGTGCTGCAAGACCAGCTCGAAGCGATGGCCGAGCCCCCCGTGGTGGCCTGA
- the htpG gene encoding molecular chaperone HtpG produces MSQNKQTLSFQAEVAQLLHLVTHSLYSNPEIFLRELVSNASDACDKLRFEALADNALYEDAPNLEVRVSFDKAARTITISDNGIGLSQQEAIDNLGTIAKSGTREFMGRLTGDQKADAQLIGQFGVGFYSGFIVADRITVESRRAGLPADQGVRWSSTGTGDFEVEAITRAQRGTSITLHLKDEAGEYLSTWKLKSIIGKYSDHISLPILMHKEEWKEGEDNKGGEMVLTDEWETVNQASALWTRPKKDVTDDQYKAFYQQTSHDHEDPLAWSHNRVEGATEYTQLLYIPAHAPFDLWNRDKAAGVKLYVKRVFIMDEAEALMPVYLRFVRGVIDSADLPLNVSRELLQESRDVRAIREGSTKRVLAMLEDMAKAEKDDSASAEDKARYAKFYAAFGAVLKEGLGEDFANRERLARLLRFASTQSDTVSVSFADYKARMKEGQEAIYYITADTLAAAKNSPQLEVFRKKGIEVLLMTDRVDEWALNYLHEFDGTPLQSVAKGAVDLGKLQDEAEKKAAEEAAEAFKPVLARLKEALKDKAEDVRVTSRLVDSPACLVVSDGGMSTQLARMLKQAGQQVPDAKPVLEVNPEHPLVRKLDGSVHFHDLAQILFDQALLAEGGMPDDPAAYVKRVNALLA; encoded by the coding sequence ATGTCCCAGAACAAGCAAACCCTCTCCTTTCAGGCCGAAGTTGCCCAGCTCCTGCACCTGGTCACCCATTCGCTCTACTCGAACCCGGAAATCTTCCTGCGCGAGCTGGTCTCCAACGCCTCCGACGCCTGCGACAAGCTGCGCTTCGAGGCGCTGGCCGACAACGCGCTGTACGAGGACGCGCCCAACCTGGAAGTGCGGGTGAGCTTCGACAAGGCTGCCCGGACGATCACCATCTCTGACAACGGCATCGGTCTGTCGCAGCAGGAAGCGATCGACAACCTGGGCACCATCGCCAAGAGCGGCACGCGCGAATTCATGGGCCGCCTGACCGGCGACCAGAAGGCGGATGCCCAGTTGATCGGCCAGTTCGGCGTGGGCTTCTACTCCGGCTTCATCGTGGCCGACCGCATCACGGTCGAGTCGCGCCGCGCCGGCTTGCCGGCCGACCAGGGTGTGCGCTGGTCCAGCACCGGCACCGGCGACTTCGAGGTCGAGGCGATCACCCGCGCCCAGCGCGGCACCAGCATCACGCTGCACCTGAAGGACGAGGCCGGCGAGTACCTCTCGACCTGGAAGCTCAAGTCCATCATCGGCAAGTACTCCGACCACATCTCGCTGCCCATCCTGATGCACAAGGAGGAGTGGAAGGAGGGCGAGGACAACAAGGGCGGCGAGATGGTGCTCACCGACGAGTGGGAGACCGTCAACCAGGCCAGCGCGCTCTGGACCCGGCCGAAGAAGGACGTCACGGACGACCAGTACAAGGCCTTCTACCAGCAGACCAGCCACGACCACGAGGACCCGCTGGCCTGGAGCCACAACCGGGTGGAAGGCGCGACCGAGTACACGCAGTTGCTGTACATCCCGGCGCACGCGCCGTTCGACCTGTGGAACCGCGACAAGGCCGCCGGCGTGAAGCTGTATGTCAAGCGCGTCTTCATCATGGACGAGGCCGAGGCGCTGATGCCGGTGTACCTGCGGTTCGTCCGCGGCGTGATCGATTCGGCCGATCTGCCGCTCAACGTCAGCCGCGAGCTGCTGCAGGAAAGCCGCGACGTTCGCGCGATCCGCGAGGGCAGCACCAAGCGGGTGCTGGCCATGCTGGAGGACATGGCCAAGGCCGAGAAGGACGACAGCGCATCGGCCGAAGACAAGGCGCGCTACGCGAAGTTCTATGCCGCGTTCGGCGCCGTGCTCAAGGAGGGCCTGGGCGAGGACTTCGCCAACCGCGAGCGGCTGGCCAGGCTGCTGCGCTTCGCCTCCACGCAGTCGGATACCGTGAGCGTTTCCTTCGCCGACTACAAGGCCCGCATGAAGGAGGGCCAGGAGGCGATCTACTACATCACCGCCGACACGCTGGCGGCCGCGAAGAACAGCCCGCAACTGGAGGTGTTCCGCAAGAAGGGCATCGAGGTGCTGCTGATGACCGACCGGGTCGACGAGTGGGCGCTGAACTACCTGCACGAGTTCGACGGCACGCCGCTGCAGTCGGTGGCCAAGGGCGCCGTCGATCTGGGCAAGCTGCAGGACGAGGCCGAGAAGAAGGCGGCGGAGGAAGCGGCCGAGGCGTTCAAGCCGGTGCTGGCCCGGCTGAAGGAGGCGCTCAAGGACAAGGCCGAGGACGTGCGCGTCACCTCGCGCCTGGTCGACTCGCCGGCCTGCCTGGTGGTCAGCGACGGCGGCATGAGCACGCAGCTGGCGCGCATGCTCAAGCAGGCCGGCCAGCAAGTGCCCGACGCCAAGCCGGTGCTGGAAGTCAACCCCGAACACCCGCTGGTCAGGAAGCTGGACGGCTCGGTCCACTTCCACGACCTGGCGCAGATCCTGTTCGACCAGGCACTCCTGGCCGAGGGCGGCATGCCGGACGACCCGGCTGCGTACGTCAAGCGGGTCAATGCGCTGCTGGCCTGA
- a CDS encoding spore coat protein U domain-containing protein — protein MAICSFQTGARLALMLLACAGGAAAGQSTTLAVSANVLSKSNCKFDSNAVSALNFNIDPSSASDLTVSTTRTFTCNGSANPASFSVTASNGNHASGGTRRMRHGVTLTAYLPYTLSFSPASGSVAKGASSTLTISGTVASADFQPALLGSYSDTVTVTLSP, from the coding sequence ATGGCGATCTGCAGTTTCCAGACGGGGGCACGGCTCGCCCTCATGCTCCTGGCCTGTGCCGGCGGCGCCGCCGCCGGCCAGAGCACGACGCTGGCTGTTTCGGCCAACGTGCTGTCCAAGAGCAACTGCAAGTTCGACTCGAATGCGGTCAGCGCGCTGAACTTCAACATCGACCCCTCCTCCGCGAGCGACCTCACGGTTTCCACCACGCGCACGTTCACCTGCAACGGCAGCGCCAACCCGGCTTCGTTCTCGGTGACGGCAAGCAACGGCAACCATGCGAGTGGCGGCACGCGCCGCATGCGGCACGGCGTCACGCTGACCGCCTACCTGCCCTACACACTGTCGTTCTCGCCCGCATCCGGATCGGTCGCCAAGGGCGCATCCAGCACGCTGACGATCAGTGGCACCGTGGCGAGCGCTGACTTCCAACCGGCTCTGCTCGGCAGCTACTCGGATACAGTCACGGTCACCCTGTCTCCCTGA
- a CDS encoding fimbrial biogenesis chaperone has protein sequence MTFLHDTRRRVRRTLWSLLAAALALCQAPAFAAEFSITPIRIELKPGVMSETVTVINHADKPLRVTVKLAAWTQDEQGKDVYTDSADLVYFPRQLDLPPDSKRLVRVGLKTPAGSTERAYRLFVEEIPEVAAITQPQVNFTFRFGVPIFLPPVQPRAQFEVLEPKLSAGQLSIGVRNAGNQHVRLTKLTISDGGSYQQELAGWYSLAGTQRSYAANLPADVCRRVRKLDITVEGNGLRVDRQLHVDPGSCS, from the coding sequence GTGACCTTCCTGCATGACACAAGGCGGCGCGTCCGTCGCACCCTCTGGAGCCTGCTTGCCGCGGCCCTCGCGCTGTGCCAGGCGCCGGCATTCGCCGCCGAATTCTCGATCACGCCGATCCGCATCGAACTCAAGCCCGGTGTGATGAGCGAAACCGTCACCGTGATCAACCACGCGGACAAGCCGCTGCGGGTCACGGTCAAGCTCGCGGCCTGGACCCAGGACGAGCAAGGCAAGGACGTCTACACGGACAGCGCCGACCTGGTCTACTTCCCGCGCCAGCTCGACTTGCCGCCGGATTCCAAGCGGCTGGTGCGCGTCGGCTTGAAGACCCCCGCCGGGAGCACCGAGCGCGCTTACCGCCTGTTCGTCGAGGAAATCCCCGAGGTGGCGGCGATCACCCAGCCCCAGGTCAATTTCACCTTCCGCTTCGGTGTGCCGATCTTTCTGCCGCCGGTCCAGCCGCGCGCGCAGTTCGAGGTGCTCGAGCCCAAGCTGTCAGCCGGCCAGTTGTCGATCGGCGTTCGCAACGCCGGCAACCAGCATGTGCGCCTGACCAAGCTGACGATCAGCGACGGCGGCAGCTACCAGCAGGAGCTGGCCGGCTGGTACTCGCTCGCAGGAACGCAGCGCAGCTATGCCGCGAACCTCCCGGCCGACGTGTGCCGCCGGGTCAGGAAGCTGGACATCACGGTGGAAGGAAACGGCTTGCGCGTCGACCGGCAACTGCATGTCGATCCCGGCAGCTGTTCGTGA
- a CDS encoding fimbria/pilus outer membrane usher protein, with translation MLNLLLAAVLLPPATALSQVAAPAKAAQPTGEEAILTVTVNGIPRGEFTLIKQVDDYWLGAGEVQRLNLQRPPPPAQGGYVSVKSLGARSVRFDEAQLALHLEFPGESLQGTRIDLSSLPKTVPLSEAPPSLILSYRLSNRSAMSAGREWTAITDLNVRTGPLLLRQEHRLDIAGSQRRLARGRTQAILDQPAAARRWIGGDVVSTAGNFGSSITAAGLLVTKIWNMTPDAVRQPRAALHASTVLPAEVELSVDGSTVFRGNVGPGPIELDNLILHGGARNLRLTVTDVAGRRQVIEQPFLFADSALAKGVHDYSYFIGRRSELGPDFRWRYREGAWQAFHRYGATDSLTVSAGGEGSPDFTTAGVGATLRSDHAGLLSLDLLGQRQRSGGAAGGWSARYAYQTPRFSTLLGVRQFEPNFRSFAIGAGSFPRREWLAAASTSWGLATLAAELTRVESGADSRSIGTLRLYANLDRASLLSAEWQTTRSRSQQDHRLALVYRAFLDANNWAGGSAEVSSGAHTVTLETGRHIPQSEGFGYRAALSSTHQAGQESQTASLAGALNLRPATLELATTQQTGGRGFSEFALSGSLVAVDGEIGLTRSVHDSFILARLGAPQPGIQVMLNNQVQGTTDDKGRVFIPNVGAFDRQEVSVNDRQIPMTYQLGHRVQPIAPPYRSGLLVDFKLRRMHALVGIARRAQPQAPVASASWSMTAPSGKDVLIETTSTGDFYLEDVEAGTYRGTLEVDESRYACRLTVPEFDEPIYESAEGILCEQVR, from the coding sequence TTGCTGAATCTGTTGCTGGCGGCGGTCCTGCTGCCGCCGGCCACGGCCCTGTCGCAGGTCGCCGCGCCAGCCAAGGCGGCACAGCCGACGGGCGAAGAAGCGATTCTCACTGTCACGGTCAACGGCATCCCCCGGGGCGAGTTCACCCTCATCAAGCAGGTTGACGACTACTGGCTGGGCGCCGGCGAGGTGCAGCGACTCAACCTGCAGCGCCCACCGCCTCCGGCCCAGGGCGGCTACGTGTCGGTCAAGTCACTGGGCGCGCGCAGCGTCCGCTTCGACGAGGCACAGCTTGCCCTGCACCTGGAGTTCCCGGGCGAGAGCCTGCAGGGCACCCGCATCGACCTGTCCAGCCTGCCCAAGACGGTGCCGCTCAGCGAAGCCCCGCCCAGCCTGATCCTGTCGTACCGGCTGTCCAACCGTTCGGCCATGAGCGCCGGCCGGGAATGGACCGCCATCACGGACCTGAACGTGCGAACCGGACCGCTGCTGCTGCGCCAGGAGCACCGGCTCGACATCGCCGGCAGCCAGCGTCGGCTGGCGCGCGGGCGCACGCAGGCCATCCTCGACCAGCCGGCCGCCGCACGGCGCTGGATTGGCGGCGATGTCGTCTCCACAGCCGGCAACTTCGGCTCGTCCATCACGGCGGCCGGCCTGCTGGTGACGAAGATCTGGAACATGACGCCGGACGCCGTCCGGCAACCGCGCGCAGCCCTGCATGCATCGACCGTGCTTCCAGCGGAAGTCGAACTCAGCGTGGACGGCAGCACCGTCTTTCGCGGCAATGTGGGACCCGGACCGATCGAGCTGGACAACCTGATCCTCCATGGAGGCGCACGCAACCTGCGCCTGACCGTCACCGACGTCGCGGGTCGACGCCAGGTCATCGAGCAGCCGTTCCTGTTTGCCGATTCGGCGCTCGCCAAAGGCGTGCACGATTACAGCTACTTCATCGGCCGGCGCTCGGAGCTTGGCCCGGACTTTCGCTGGCGCTATCGCGAGGGCGCCTGGCAGGCCTTCCATCGCTACGGCGCCACCGACAGCCTCACCGTGTCGGCCGGCGGCGAGGGTAGCCCTGACTTCACGACGGCCGGGGTCGGAGCGACCTTGCGCAGCGACCACGCCGGCTTGCTGTCGCTCGACCTGCTGGGCCAACGACAGCGATCAGGTGGCGCTGCCGGCGGCTGGTCGGCCCGCTACGCCTACCAGACCCCGCGCTTTTCCACCCTGCTGGGCGTGCGCCAGTTCGAGCCCAACTTTCGCAGCTTCGCCATCGGCGCCGGCAGCTTTCCCCGGCGCGAGTGGCTCGCCGCCGCTTCGACCAGCTGGGGGCTGGCGACGCTCGCGGCGGAACTGACCCGGGTGGAGTCGGGGGCCGACTCCCGCTCCATCGGCACCCTGCGGCTGTATGCCAATCTCGACCGCGCGTCCCTCCTCAGTGCGGAGTGGCAGACCACGCGCAGCCGCAGCCAGCAGGATCACCGGCTGGCGCTGGTCTACCGCGCCTTCCTGGATGCCAACAACTGGGCTGGCGGTTCGGCGGAGGTCAGTTCCGGGGCCCACACCGTGACCCTGGAAACCGGACGGCACATCCCCCAGTCGGAAGGCTTTGGCTACCGGGCTGCGCTGAGCAGCACGCACCAGGCAGGGCAGGAAAGCCAGACCGCATCCCTGGCGGGCGCCCTGAACCTGCGCCCGGCGACCCTGGAGCTCGCCACGACGCAGCAGACCGGTGGCCGCGGATTCTCCGAGTTCGCCCTGTCGGGGTCGCTCGTCGCCGTCGATGGCGAGATCGGATTGACCCGCAGCGTGCACGACAGCTTCATCCTGGCTCGGCTCGGTGCGCCGCAACCGGGCATCCAGGTGATGTTGAACAACCAGGTGCAGGGCACGACCGACGACAAGGGGCGCGTGTTCATCCCCAACGTGGGCGCCTTCGATCGCCAGGAAGTGTCGGTCAACGACCGCCAGATCCCGATGACCTATCAGCTCGGCCATCGGGTCCAGCCGATTGCGCCGCCCTATCGCAGCGGCCTGCTCGTGGACTTCAAACTGCGCCGCATGCACGCGCTGGTGGGGATAGCCCGGCGCGCCCAACCTCAGGCTCCCGTGGCCTCGGCAAGCTGGTCCATGACGGCTCCCTCGGGCAAGGACGTGCTGATCGAGACCACTTCGACCGGCGACTTCTACCTGGAAGACGTCGAGGCCGGCACCTACCGGGGCACGCTGGAGGTCGACGAAAGCCGCTACGCTTGCCGCCTGACTGTGCCCGAGTTCGACGAACCGATTTATGAATCTGCGGAAGGCATCCTCTGTGAACAGGTTCGATAG
- a CDS encoding Csu type fimbrial protein: MNRFDRWLLLALALPCGIAQAQTVCRFDTSGSLGFGVYDVLATTPRDSQTDIHVTCNRDSGPANISLTIGLGPGTNSTSTSSRKLVSATGTTPLSYELFQDNARTIHWGNSAAIDAATRTQFIPNKTPTAVLFTVYGRIPPRQDAVAGTYADSVQVNLTP; encoded by the coding sequence GTGAACAGGTTCGATAGATGGCTGCTGCTGGCGCTCGCACTGCCATGCGGCATCGCCCAGGCGCAGACCGTGTGCCGCTTCGACACCTCCGGCAGCCTCGGTTTCGGCGTTTACGACGTGCTTGCCACTACCCCACGCGACTCGCAGACAGATATCCACGTCACCTGCAATCGCGACAGCGGGCCCGCCAACATCAGCCTGACGATCGGGCTGGGGCCGGGCACCAACAGCACGTCGACCAGTTCCCGCAAGCTGGTGTCCGCCACCGGGACCACGCCGCTCAGCTACGAACTGTTCCAGGACAACGCGCGCACGATCCACTGGGGCAACAGTGCGGCAATCGATGCCGCCACCCGCACGCAGTTCATCCCGAACAAGACGCCGACAGCGGTCTTGTTCACCGTGTATGGCCGCATTCCCCCCCGGCAGGACGCGGTGGCCGGCACCTACGCCGATTCGGTGCAGGTGAACCTGACGCCCTGA